In Trichocoleus sp. FACHB-46, the genomic stretch AACAGCAGCAAGCCGGACCAGCCAACGAAGACGAAGCGATCGCGTTTCAGCCAGTCGTCGAGGGCGTCGAACCACCCCCGCTCTGCCTGCGCGCGTCCCATTGCTATGGTCATAGCGCAAATCTCCAAAGATTAAGTTATGAGTACTTAAAGAAAGTACTTTACTAACAAATCAACAGTTCCTATCTAAAAAATGAAAGCAGCAACGTTGAAATGTGAGTAGAGTTTACTTTTCTTTACTATGCATTTCATTATATGAGTAACTTTTTGAAATTTCATCCCCCTGTTGCTGAGAGCTGATCCCCATTTTTCTTAAATCCGGACTCTATGCATCCCGGATGGCCCAGAATCTGGCCTCTAATGAAAATCTAGGCAAAAGCTGTAATTGCCCTGATACCTCACCTAATCCGGAATCTGTCTATAGTTGAGATACTGAAGTCAACTTTCCATTAAATTCTGAATTACATGTTCATCATCGATTTGATTCTGAAAAACACACCCCTAACGCTGTCCATCCAGCGCAAGTCAAGCGAGGATGCTGAGACTACTTACCGACAGGTGCTGGACGCAATTAAATCTGGGAGTGGTCAAGTGTTGGAATTGTCTTGCGATCGCCAGCCAGATAAAAAGATTGCTGTGCTCAGCAGCGAAATCTCTGGTGTCCAGATTTCGGAAAAATCCGGTGCAGGTTCGGGTAAAACCCCTGGTTTCTTTGCGATCGCTGAATGAACGCAGCTACTCAGCCCGAAACAACGGATGCAGCCGTAGTTGTTGAGCAGCTCGTCTTCAAATGGCCGAAAGGGGATACGGTGCTACAAGGTTGCTCGCTAGCAGTACCTGAAGGCGAATTTTGGATGCTTTTGGGTACCAATGGCAGTGGAAAATCGACCTTGCTGAGATTGCTGGCAGGTCTACTCAGCCCTCAGTCAGGCGAGATTCGCACCGCACAACCTGTGGGTTTTGTGTTTCAAAATCCTGACCATCAGTTGGTAATGCCAACGGTTGGAGCTGATGTTGCCTTCGGCTTAGTAGAAGAAAGGCTTTCGCCAATGCAGGTGCGTCAACGGGTGGAAGAGGCCTTGACCGCGGTTAATTTGTTGGCGTTCCAGCGCCGCCCCATTTATGCCTTGAGTGGTGGACAAAAACAAAGGGTTGCCATTGCAGGCGCGATCGCCCGGCATTGTGAAGTGTTGCTACTCGACGAACCAACGGCATTACTCGATCCAGATAGTCAACTGGATTTAGTCATTCAAGTGCAACGCTTGGTCAAAAGTCGAGGGCTAACGGCTTTGTGGGTGACGCATCGTCTAGATGAATTGAATTATTGCGATGGTGCCTTTCTGCTGGACCAAGGCAGCGTGATTGATGCGGGTGAGCCGGAGCGCCTCAAGCAGCGTCTAATGCAAATTCAGGAAGTTGCCTCTGAAAGCAACCGAGTCAGCAATTAGTTTTGCTGGTCAAATATGAATCAATAGTCAGCGGCGATAGAAGTGATTCTGTCGCCGTTTTTGCAACAGAACGCAACAAAAAATGCCATGATTGGCAGTACGGACTATATATTTATGCAAACCTAAAACTTTTTTCAACAATGCCCCGCTCTTTGCTACAGGCTGTTTTATTAGTGGATGGCTACAACGTAGTCGGAACTTGGCCTGAGCTGAAACAAGCGCGTGATTGTGATGGCTTAGAGGCGGCCAGATGGAAACTGATTGAAGCTTTAACGAACTACAGCGCTTTTCAAGGCTACGACACCCAAGTTGTCTTCGACGCTCAATATCGCGATACCGCCAGTAACTGCGAAATTGTCACCCAAAATTTATCTGTTCACTACACAGATTTTGGTCAGACCGCAGATACTTTTATCGAAAGAGCCTGTGCTTTGTTTCGCCATGATATTCGTAAATTTCATAGTCGGCTGATTGTGGCGACTTCTGATCGGGCTCAACAGTTGACAGTGGTTGGGTATGGAGCGGAATGGATGTCGTCGCAACAGTTAGCTTTTGAGGTGGAGACGGCTGCCCGTCGCATCCATCGCAAGCAACGTAACACTCAGCGATCGCCTCAGCGGTTTTTGGCTAATTCCCTCGATCCCGCTGCTCAACAGCGTTTGGCAGAGCTACGCATGGGTGTGAAACCGAAAAAATTCAGAAAATACTAAATTTCCCCAAAAAAAGTTTTCAAAAGGGGTTGCAAAGATAGGAACAGTCTGGTTATTATAGGTTTCGCGCGCTGAAACGTTCCTCAGTAGCTCAGTGGTAGAGCGGTCGGCTGTTAACCGATTGGTCGCAGGTTCGAGTCCTGCCTGGGGAGTTTAATCAAAGATAGGACATATATTAGGTGAGACCTGAGCCTGACAAAGATTGGTCTAAGTTCTGGTGGTTGGAACCGGATGTTACCTTTCTGAATCATGGAGCCTTTGGGGCTTGTCCTAAACCAGTCCTAGAAGTCCAACAGCAATTTCGCTTGCGCTTGGAGCAACAGCCGCTGCGGTTCCTGGCTCAAGATCTAGAAGGTTTATTGGATTCGGCTCGGCAGGTATTAGCTGAATTTGTTGGCGCAGACCCATTAGATCTGGTGTTTGTGCCGAATGCTACGACAGGCATCAACACAGTTTTGCGATCGCTTCATTTCATGCCTGACGACGAGCTGCTAACGACAAACCATGAATACAATGCTTGCCGCAATGCCTTAGATTTTGTCGCCGCTCGTTCTGGTGCTCAGGTAGTAGTGGCGGAAATTCCTTTGCCTATCGAATCACCGCAGCAAGTGATTGAAGCAGTTGTTGCTAAGATTTCGCCTAAAACCCGGCTAGCGCTACTAGATCATGTCTCCAGTCAAACAGGCTTGGTAATGCCGATTCAGGCGTTAGTCAGAGAATTGAGCCAACGGGGGATCGATACTCTCATAGACGGAGCGCATGCGCCAGGAACCATACCACTGAGTTTGCCTACGATTGGGGCTACGTATTATACCGGGAATTGCCACAAATGGTTGTGTGCGCCCAAGGGAGCCGCTTTTCTCTATGTACAGCGCGATCGCCAAGCCCAGATTCGCCCTTTGACCATCAGTCACGGAGCCAACTCTCCCCGCACCGATCGCTCACGATTTCGTTTGGAGTTTGACTGGCCTGGTACCTACGATCCGAGTGCTTATCTGTCTGTACCTACAGCGATCGAATTCCTGGGGGGATTGCTGCCTGGAGGATGGCCAGAATTGATGGCGAGAAATCGTGCCAAGGCTCTAGCAGCTAGAAAGGTTTTGTGTGAAGCCCTAAACGTCTCGCCCCCCTGCCCCGATGAAATGATTGCGGCTTTAGCTGTGGTGCCGCTACCGGATGGCTCTTACCAGGCGTTGCAAATCTCTCTCCTTAACCAATACGGCATCGAAGTGCCCATTGTGCCTTGGCCTGGGGGACAAAAGCGCTTAGTCCGGGTAGCCGCGCAGATTTACAACACAGTGTTGCAATATGAATATTTGGCTCAGGCGCTAGTAAAGTTGCTAGCAGCAGAAGCAGGATAAAAGGACAGCAGCCTTTGGCAAAGGAAAAGTTTAAGAAATAGGTTCTTCGGGCAACTGCAATACGCGACCTCGCCAGGTCCAGCCCCAGCCTGTTTCGGTCTTAATAATTGAGCCAATGGCGATCGCGGCCACTAAAGCACCGCCCACCCCGCTCAGCCACCAATACTGGGTCGAGCTGCCCGAGACTTGGCTACCAATGCGCCGTAACTGATACTGGAGCGCAATGATGATGAGAGCTAAACCAATGTCTACATAAGGAAGCCAAGTGTAGGAGGCACCCCAGGCTCCGTAAAGGGCGATCGCCAGCCCTAGCCAGGGTAGTGAGTAAACCACTAGAACAATCAAAGCCAGATACAGCATCAACCCAACGCTACGGTGCGCCCCTAAATACAAATTCTTGGTCCAGCCTTCCCACAAAGCTGCCCAAGAGCGATACATCCGCACTTTGACGATATTGGTACCAATTACATATTGCAGCTTCAGCCCACTTCGTTTGGTTAGTCGAGCCAGTTCCACATCCTCAACGATCTGATTAGCCACGGCTCGATGACCGCCAAGCTGCTCGTAGGCAGCACGACGAAACAACATGAATGGCCCCGCTGCAAATGCTGCTGTTGCGGCTGGATCGTTGACCTCGGCGAAGTTAAAAGCAGCAATGAGTTGGTTAAACATTAAGGGTTGCACCAGCCACTCTGCCAAGCAACCACAGATTAAACCAGGACCACAACTTAACAAGTCAGTCTCCTCTTGAACTGCGGCTTGGAGGGCTGTCTCGATGCCGTTTGGCTGCAAGCGAGTATCAGCATCAATGAATAATAAGAAGTCTCCGCTTGCCTGCTCAACGCCTTGAGTGCAAGCCCAGTTTTTGCCAGCCCACACTTCCCCATTTGGCCGAGGCTGCCCCGCTAAAACTTTGAGCCGGAGATCACCTAGACTCAGTTGCAGAGCTTGAGCGATCGCAAGCGTATTATCGGAAGATTGGTCATCCACTACCCACAGTTCAAATTGCTCTGGGGGCATCTGAGTGCTGTTTAGCACTGCTGTAACGCAGTCCTGGATGTTTTCTGCCTCGTTATAGGCAGGGATGATGACTAAGAGGCGCGGTAGTTGCTCAGTAGCGATCGTGTCGATTGGTAGAACTGAGAGCTTTGGCGCAGCCTCAATTGATTGCCGAAATTTCGATGAAAAAAGAATAATTCCTACCAAAGATAGGAGTAGCAGCGCTGACAATATCAATGTTTTACCTACTTAAAAGGCGCTCACCTATCATTTCATCTTAGTTATCGCGAATTTAAGGAAAATTTAGGATTAAGCCGCGCCGAGCTGAGATATGCAGCTAAATTGCGAAATTCACTCTAAAAATAATTGTTGAGAAGAACTTACATCATCCTTTAGGAAGGATTTAGAATCCTTGCTTATAATCTGTACAGGAATCTTCGCATTCCTCAAGTGGTTCGTATGGAACCTTAAAAAATTACTGTAGAGAAGACTTCTTAATGATGCCCCGGATACTTGTTATTGATGACGATCCTGCGATTTCAGAGCTAGTGGCAGTCAACCTAGAAATGGCTGGGTATGACGTCAGCCAAGCGCCGGATGGCATTAAAGGTCAAGCTATAGCTCTGCAATTGCAGCCAGATTTAATCATGCTGGACCTGATGCTGCCTAAGGTGGACGGGTTTACAGTGTGCCAGCGACTGCGCCGAGATGAACGCACTGCTGATATTCCAGTGCTGATGCTGACTGCTTTGAGCCAAACTCAGGACAAGGTAGAGGGCTTTAATGCAGGGGCCGATGATTACCTGACGAAGCCATTCGAGCTAGAAGAAATGCTGGCAAGGGTGCGGGCCTTGCTCCGTCGGACCGATCGCATTCCCCAAGCTG encodes the following:
- a CDS encoding energy-coupling factor ABC transporter ATP-binding protein, which encodes MNAATQPETTDAAVVVEQLVFKWPKGDTVLQGCSLAVPEGEFWMLLGTNGSGKSTLLRLLAGLLSPQSGEIRTAQPVGFVFQNPDHQLVMPTVGADVAFGLVEERLSPMQVRQRVEEALTAVNLLAFQRRPIYALSGGQKQRVAIAGAIARHCEVLLLDEPTALLDPDSQLDLVIQVQRLVKSRGLTALWVTHRLDELNYCDGAFLLDQGSVIDAGEPERLKQRLMQIQEVASESNRVSN
- a CDS encoding NYN domain-containing protein translates to MPRSLLQAVLLVDGYNVVGTWPELKQARDCDGLEAARWKLIEALTNYSAFQGYDTQVVFDAQYRDTASNCEIVTQNLSVHYTDFGQTADTFIERACALFRHDIRKFHSRLIVATSDRAQQLTVVGYGAEWMSSQQLAFEVETAARRIHRKQRNTQRSPQRFLANSLDPAAQQRLAELRMGVKPKKFRKY
- a CDS encoding aminotransferase class V-fold PLP-dependent enzyme; amino-acid sequence: MRPEPDKDWSKFWWLEPDVTFLNHGAFGACPKPVLEVQQQFRLRLEQQPLRFLAQDLEGLLDSARQVLAEFVGADPLDLVFVPNATTGINTVLRSLHFMPDDELLTTNHEYNACRNALDFVAARSGAQVVVAEIPLPIESPQQVIEAVVAKISPKTRLALLDHVSSQTGLVMPIQALVRELSQRGIDTLIDGAHAPGTIPLSLPTIGATYYTGNCHKWLCAPKGAAFLYVQRDRQAQIRPLTISHGANSPRTDRSRFRLEFDWPGTYDPSAYLSVPTAIEFLGGLLPGGWPELMARNRAKALAARKVLCEALNVSPPCPDEMIAALAVVPLPDGSYQALQISLLNQYGIEVPIVPWPGGQKRLVRVAAQIYNTVLQYEYLAQALVKLLAAEAG
- a CDS encoding glycosyltransferase family 2 protein, which codes for MSALLLLSLVGIILFSSKFRQSIEAAPKLSVLPIDTIATEQLPRLLVIIPAYNEAENIQDCVTAVLNSTQMPPEQFELWVVDDQSSDNTLAIAQALQLSLGDLRLKVLAGQPRPNGEVWAGKNWACTQGVEQASGDFLLFIDADTRLQPNGIETALQAAVQEETDLLSCGPGLICGCLAEWLVQPLMFNQLIAAFNFAEVNDPAATAAFAAGPFMLFRRAAYEQLGGHRAVANQIVEDVELARLTKRSGLKLQYVIGTNIVKVRMYRSWAALWEGWTKNLYLGAHRSVGLMLYLALIVLVVYSLPWLGLAIALYGAWGASYTWLPYVDIGLALIIIALQYQLRRIGSQVSGSSTQYWWLSGVGGALVAAIAIGSIIKTETGWGWTWRGRVLQLPEEPIS
- a CDS encoding response regulator transcription factor, translated to MPRILVIDDDPAISELVAVNLEMAGYDVSQAPDGIKGQAIALQLQPDLIMLDLMLPKVDGFTVCQRLRRDERTADIPVLMLTALSQTQDKVEGFNAGADDYLTKPFELEEMLARVRALLRRTDRIPQAAKHSEILNYGPLTLVPERFEAIWFDHTVKLTHLEFELLHCLLQRHGQTVSPSEILKEVWGYDPDDDIETIRVHVRHLRTKLEPDPRHPRYIKTVYGAGYCLELPGNEKSENSEELLVE